The following are from one region of the Paenibacillus bovis genome:
- the fliE gene encoding flagellar hook-basal body complex protein FliE, whose translation MIENMMFNGMSAASPLQMNSGAAQVQETPGQAMEQFGSYLQDAISQVGAQEQQVHKMNDQFLVGKVDVDQLMIASEKSMLGLQLTAQVRNKAIEAYQEIMRTQL comes from the coding sequence ATGATAGAAAACATGATGTTTAATGGAATGTCCGCTGCATCGCCGCTGCAAATGAATTCAGGAGCTGCACAGGTACAGGAAACACCAGGACAGGCTATGGAACAGTTTGGTTCTTACCTGCAGGACGCAATTAGCCAGGTAGGCGCTCAGGAACAACAGGTACACAAAATGAATGACCAGTTTCTGGTAGGTAAAGTCGATGTGGATCAACTGATGATCGCTTCGGAGAAATCTATGCTCGGTCTGCAGCTTACGGCTCAGGTTCGAAACAAAGCGATTGAAGCTTACCAAGAAATTATGCGCACACAGTTATAA
- the fliF gene encoding flagellar basal-body MS-ring/collar protein FliF → MNERVAQYRDKIVQYWRKFNKNQKILLISTLAFIIIAIVVLTIQFSKTEYEVAFQDLDAADSAAVMEYLTGQGIPYQLSQDGKSISVPTESAAQAKVAVGSQGLIENGSIGFSEFNTSSSAIGMTDNEFNVKYNNALNGEVSQLLRNMNGVENAKVLINLPEESLFAATEDQDTATASVVMQFKPGVRLTQEAIDGYFNLVSTAVPRLPIENITITNGTDGSELVSTVKGGRAGNLIGAVQDNMALQKKYESDVENNIRQFLARLVGPERVNVLVNSTLNFDQKTSKEDLVEPVDEENMKGIEISAQEIQESYTGTSTPDSGVAGTGSTDTPTYPGGSSSGNNESEKSQSTINYEVNRIHNEIADSPYHVQDLAVTVAIEPNPNLTADAQTALNQQIQGMLQSIVRASLAENGIDYTTNAQALQGKVNVISQAFATNETTDEGFFASNMNWIIGAAAALVLGIIGFIIYRRRKQQQLAEEMGEDIMLPPVTELPSISLDNLTNDSQVRKQLESLAKKKPDEFVNLLRTWLADE, encoded by the coding sequence GTGAATGAGAGAGTTGCCCAGTATAGAGATAAAATTGTCCAATACTGGAGAAAATTCAACAAAAATCAGAAAATACTACTGATATCAACACTGGCCTTCATCATCATTGCAATTGTAGTACTGACCATACAATTTTCCAAAACAGAATACGAGGTTGCTTTCCAGGACCTTGATGCTGCAGATTCCGCGGCAGTTATGGAATACTTGACCGGACAAGGGATCCCTTACCAGTTAAGCCAGGATGGTAAAAGTATTTCAGTGCCGACAGAAAGTGCAGCCCAGGCAAAAGTTGCAGTAGGATCTCAGGGACTGATCGAGAACGGTTCGATCGGTTTTAGCGAATTTAACACAAGTTCTTCCGCTATCGGTATGACCGATAATGAATTCAACGTAAAATACAACAACGCCCTGAACGGCGAGGTATCTCAACTGCTTCGCAACATGAATGGTGTTGAAAATGCAAAAGTATTGATTAACCTTCCTGAAGAAAGCCTCTTTGCTGCTACAGAAGATCAGGATACAGCTACAGCCTCTGTAGTGATGCAGTTTAAACCGGGAGTCCGCCTTACACAGGAAGCGATTGACGGTTATTTTAACCTTGTAAGTACAGCAGTACCTCGCCTTCCGATTGAAAATATTACAATTACCAATGGTACAGATGGAAGTGAACTGGTCTCCACGGTCAAAGGTGGCAGAGCAGGAAATCTGATCGGTGCAGTACAGGACAATATGGCTTTACAAAAGAAATACGAGTCTGACGTAGAGAATAACATAAGACAATTCTTGGCCAGACTGGTAGGACCTGAACGGGTCAATGTTCTTGTAAATTCCACATTGAACTTCGATCAGAAAACATCCAAAGAAGACCTCGTAGAGCCTGTAGATGAAGAAAACATGAAGGGCATCGAGATCAGCGCCCAGGAAATTCAGGAATCCTACACAGGTACAAGCACTCCTGACAGCGGCGTAGCCGGAACAGGAAGCACAGACACTCCAACATATCCGGGTGGATCATCCTCCGGTAATAACGAATCCGAAAAATCGCAAAGCACGATCAACTACGAAGTCAACCGGATTCATAATGAAATTGCAGACAGCCCATATCATGTACAGGATCTGGCTGTTACTGTAGCCATTGAACCGAATCCAAATTTGACTGCTGATGCACAAACTGCTTTAAATCAACAAATCCAAGGTATGCTGCAAAGCATTGTAAGAGCTTCACTTGCAGAAAATGGAATTGATTATACAACTAATGCACAGGCACTTCAGGGCAAAGTCAATGTTATTTCACAAGCATTTGCTACTAATGAAACAACGGATGAAGGATTCTTCGCTTCCAACATGAACTGGATTATCGGTGCTGCAGCAGCTCTGGTACTGGGTATTATCGGATTTATCATTTATCGTCGTCGTAAACAGCAGCAGCTGGCTGAAGAAATGGGAGAAGATATTATGCTTCCTCCAGTTACAGAACTTCCTTCTATTAGTTTGGATAACTTGACCAACGATAGTCAGGTACGCAAACAGCTCGAATCACTGGCGAAAAAGAAACCGGACGAATTCGTAAATCTGCTGCGTACATGGCTCGCTGACGAATAA
- the fliG gene encoding flagellar motor switch protein FliG yields the protein MAKGTAPLSGRQKAAILLVALGPEVSAQIFKHLRDEEIEQLTLEIANVRKVDSGDKDTIISEFHQICLAQEYISQGGINYAKEILEKALGENKALEVINRLTATLQVRPFDFARKADPSQILNFIQNENPQTIALVLSYLQFEQAASILSSLPQEKQAEVARRVAVMDSTSPEIIAQIERVLEQKLSSTVTQDYTNAGGIESIVQILNGVDRGTERTILDSLEIQDPELAEEIKKRMFVFEDIVNVDNRSIQRIIRDLENADLQLALKVASEDVREAVFGNMSKRMADTFKEEMEFMGPVRLKDVEEAQSRIVGIIRRLEESGEIIIARGGGDDIIV from the coding sequence TTGGCAAAGGGGACAGCTCCACTGAGCGGACGGCAAAAGGCAGCCATTTTACTGGTTGCCTTGGGTCCCGAAGTATCTGCTCAAATATTTAAACACCTACGTGATGAAGAAATTGAACAGCTTACACTGGAAATCGCCAACGTACGCAAAGTAGACAGCGGCGACAAAGACACCATTATTTCCGAGTTCCATCAGATTTGTCTGGCACAGGAATACATTTCCCAGGGCGGTATCAATTACGCCAAGGAAATCCTGGAAAAAGCACTCGGTGAAAATAAAGCACTTGAAGTAATCAATCGTCTGACAGCAACTCTTCAGGTTCGACCTTTCGACTTTGCTCGCAAAGCAGATCCAAGTCAAATTCTGAACTTTATCCAGAACGAGAATCCACAGACGATTGCATTGGTACTATCTTATCTGCAGTTTGAGCAGGCAGCTTCTATTCTGTCCTCGCTCCCCCAGGAGAAACAGGCTGAAGTTGCACGCAGAGTCGCTGTTATGGACAGTACTTCACCAGAGATCATAGCCCAGATCGAACGTGTACTGGAACAAAAGCTTTCTTCTACAGTGACACAGGATTATACAAATGCAGGCGGTATCGAATCGATCGTACAGATTCTGAATGGCGTCGATCGCGGTACAGAAAGAACCATTCTCGATTCCCTGGAAATTCAGGATCCGGAATTGGCAGAAGAAATCAAAAAACGGATGTTTGTTTTCGAAGATATTGTCAATGTCGACAACCGTTCGATTCAACGTATTATTCGCGATTTGGAAAACGCAGATTTGCAGCTGGCACTCAAAGTGGCCAGCGAAGATGTACGGGAAGCAGTATTCGGCAATATGTCCAAACGTATGGCCGATACTTTCAAAGAAGAAATGGAATTTATGGGTCCTGTACGTCTTAAAGATGTAGAGGAAGCGCAAAGTCGTATTGTAGGCATTATCCGTAGACTCGAAGAATCCGGAGAAATCATCATAGCTCGTGGCGGAGGAGATGATATCATTGTCTAA
- a CDS encoding FliH/SctL family protein → MSNLIKSSQYIPVEILKKLDLSKDHFRPTDLAAGANQQIPHIVYDQPRIDEQTVLLKEQMLADAREFAERQVREAAEEAERILQNAQEMIASWWDERREQDEHLIEAVKAQAFQEGYEEGQQRAETEMQQRINEMMQEAQTVLSQAYEAKEQIIQEAEPFLVNLSCGIAEKVIDRELADQQELVLSLIKKTLARKREQGLITLCVNPSQFDFIHAAREELVLAIDSQAELQILPDATVRDRGCVIRSAFGSVDARVDTQLAELKKELLRLALHDEERGNANV, encoded by the coding sequence TTGTCTAATTTGATAAAATCATCCCAATATATTCCGGTTGAAATCCTCAAAAAACTGGATCTCAGCAAAGATCATTTTAGACCTACAGATCTGGCGGCGGGTGCGAATCAGCAGATTCCGCATATTGTATATGACCAGCCGCGGATTGATGAACAAACCGTTTTACTAAAAGAACAAATGCTTGCGGATGCTCGTGAATTCGCAGAACGTCAGGTACGTGAAGCTGCCGAAGAGGCAGAGCGTATCCTTCAAAATGCACAGGAAATGATTGCTTCCTGGTGGGATGAACGACGTGAACAAGACGAGCATCTGATCGAAGCAGTAAAAGCTCAAGCATTCCAGGAAGGCTATGAGGAAGGACAGCAACGTGCAGAGACTGAGATGCAGCAGCGCATTAATGAGATGATGCAAGAAGCTCAGACGGTACTGTCCCAAGCTTATGAAGCCAAGGAACAGATTATTCAGGAAGCGGAACCATTCCTTGTGAATCTCAGCTGTGGAATTGCAGAAAAAGTAATCGATCGGGAACTGGCTGATCAACAAGAGCTGGTCCTTTCCCTTATCAAAAAGACACTTGCCCGCAAACGGGAACAGGGACTGATCACATTATGTGTGAATCCTTCCCAATTTGATTTTATCCATGCGGCAAGAGAAGAATTGGTATTGGCTATTGATTCTCAAGCAGAACTCCAGATTCTCCCTGATGCTACAGTTCGTGATCGCGGCTGTGTAATCCGCTCTGCATTCGGTAGTGTGGATGCTCGTGTGGATACCCAGCTGGCAGAACTGAAAAAGGAACTTCTTCGTTTGGCACTTCACGATGAAGAGAGAGGTAATGCAAATGTCTGA
- the fliI gene encoding flagellar protein export ATPase FliI, with protein MSDLNAGRYLEYIKQLDPVRINGKVTQVIGLMVESEGPDTSIGELCYIYPTKGAEPLRAEVVGFRDNKVLLMPLGELQSIGPGCDVVGTGKPLTVQVGSELLGKVLDGLGQPLDGSLLPARMTHYSTFNTPPNPMTRPRVQDPMSVGVRAIDGLLTIGKGQRVGIFAGSGVGKSTLMGMIARNTEADVNVIALIGERGREVRDFIERDLGPEGLQRSVVIVATSDQPALIRLKGALIATTIAEYFRDRGMNVMFMMDSVTRYAMAQREIGLAVGEPPAMRGYTPSVFAGLPKLLERAGTGPNGSITAFYTVLVDGDDMNEPIADAVRGILDGHIVLNRAIANKGQFPAIDVLASISRVMKDIVTEDQTDAANNMKRLMSVYKESEDLINIGAYQRGSSPDIDEAIERIKDVWNFTKQKVHEKTTLNEAQEQMISEFVRS; from the coding sequence ATGTCTGATCTCAATGCTGGTCGTTATCTGGAATATATAAAACAGCTTGATCCGGTTCGGATCAATGGTAAAGTAACACAGGTTATCGGTCTGATGGTAGAATCCGAAGGACCTGATACCAGCATCGGAGAATTGTGTTACATCTATCCTACCAAGGGAGCGGAGCCCCTGCGGGCCGAAGTCGTCGGTTTCCGGGATAACAAAGTTCTGTTAATGCCTTTAGGAGAGCTTCAATCTATTGGGCCAGGATGTGATGTAGTCGGTACAGGCAAGCCTTTGACCGTACAGGTCGGCTCTGAATTGCTGGGTAAAGTGTTGGACGGCCTGGGACAGCCTCTAGATGGTTCACTGCTTCCGGCACGTATGACTCACTATTCTACCTTTAATACTCCGCCTAACCCGATGACTCGTCCGAGAGTACAGGATCCAATGAGTGTGGGTGTACGTGCCATCGATGGATTGCTGACAATCGGCAAGGGACAGCGCGTAGGTATCTTCGCCGGTTCCGGTGTTGGTAAAAGTACCCTGATGGGCATGATTGCCCGTAACACCGAAGCCGATGTTAACGTTATCGCACTGATCGGAGAGCGTGGACGCGAAGTACGTGACTTTATCGAGCGGGATCTGGGGCCTGAGGGATTACAACGCTCCGTCGTTATTGTAGCTACCTCGGATCAACCGGCGCTTATCCGTCTCAAAGGGGCTCTGATTGCTACTACTATAGCGGAATATTTCCGTGACCGTGGCATGAATGTCATGTTTATGATGGACTCGGTTACCCGGTATGCCATGGCTCAGCGTGAGATTGGTCTTGCTGTTGGAGAGCCGCCTGCGATGCGTGGTTATACTCCTTCCGTATTTGCAGGGTTACCCAAATTGCTGGAACGGGCTGGTACAGGTCCTAATGGTTCCATTACTGCCTTTTATACTGTATTGGTAGACGGGGATGATATGAACGAGCCTATAGCGGATGCGGTACGTGGTATCCTCGATGGTCACATCGTATTGAACCGTGCAATCGCCAACAAAGGACAGTTTCCAGCGATTGATGTACTTGCCAGTATCAGCCGGGTCATGAAGGATATTGTAACCGAAGACCAGACAGATGCAGCCAATAATATGAAGCGTCTAATGTCTGTATATAAAGAATCCGAAGATTTAATTAATATTGGTGCCTACCAGAGGGGCTCCAGTCCGGATATCGATGAAGCTATCGAACGGATCAAGGATGTCTGGAATTTTACAAAACAAAAGGTGCATGAGAAAACGACATTGAATGAAGCGCAAGAGCAGATGATTTCCGAATTTGTGAGGAGCTGA
- the fliJ gene encoding flagellar export protein FliJ codes for MNFQYNFQKVVDIKSSAKNQAEWILSTALGELQAQEQSLDQLLEDQNRTLEAINQAIEQCAPISELQDMQRYIAYLDQCIAKKISDVHRAQVDVEHKKLHLTEKMVDEKVWLQAKDKAKAKFMQEHMLREQNALDEMATVRFAMQSR; via the coding sequence ATGAATTTCCAGTATAACTTTCAAAAGGTTGTAGATATTAAATCAAGTGCTAAAAACCAGGCAGAGTGGATTTTGTCGACAGCATTGGGTGAGTTGCAGGCACAGGAACAATCACTGGATCAATTACTGGAAGATCAGAACCGCACACTGGAAGCGATCAATCAAGCGATCGAACAGTGTGCTCCTATATCGGAATTACAGGATATGCAGCGTTATATTGCGTACCTGGATCAGTGTATTGCCAAGAAAATATCGGATGTTCATCGTGCACAAGTCGATGTAGAACACAAAAAGCTTCATTTAACCGAGAAAATGGTCGATGAAAAGGTATGGCTTCAAGCCAAAGATAAAGCAAAAGCAAAATTCATGCAGGAACATATGCTGCGTGAGCAAAATGCACTGGATGAGATGGCGACTGTACGATTTGCAATGCAATCGAGATAG
- a CDS encoding magnesium transporter MgtE N-terminal domain-containing protein codes for MAKKNLDLDADMEKESGGLGRLLFIATPILFTLVLVGAIVMLFNTNLRASMFQTLDKIPIVKNWVPSADKGNSTDVASNQSESNAATVDQLKQQLDESKKAQATQAAELKKLQDQLKSQTPGTAGATTGAGATGTGATTGTGTTTNPAAGTAPTGTTNTVTTPTEQDKQLKNLANVYSDMSASKAAAIMQNMTTDEQVLIFSKMNSQDQASILQKMDPKVAADTSLALKNATSASLAALQTTTGSTQKATPAAGSKLDNEALAQTFTTMPPNSAASLLLQTAKVSQSKVLQVLNTMDDSTRASVLSAMSTEDPAGTAQILNRLMAN; via the coding sequence GTGGCGAAGAAAAATCTGGATTTGGATGCCGATATGGAAAAGGAGTCCGGCGGACTCGGAAGATTACTTTTTATCGCTACTCCAATTCTGTTTACCCTTGTATTAGTAGGCGCAATCGTAATGTTGTTCAATACCAATTTGCGGGCCAGCATGTTTCAGACACTGGACAAAATTCCTATAGTGAAAAATTGGGTCCCATCTGCCGATAAAGGTAATAGCACAGATGTAGCATCCAATCAGAGTGAGAGTAATGCAGCTACTGTCGATCAATTGAAGCAGCAGCTGGACGAATCCAAAAAAGCACAGGCTACACAGGCAGCAGAGCTTAAAAAGCTTCAGGATCAGCTGAAAAGCCAGACGCCAGGAACAGCAGGGGCGACAACCGGTGCAGGAGCAACAGGCACTGGAGCGACTACAGGGACGGGTACAACGACTAACCCTGCAGCCGGGACAGCACCAACGGGTACGACCAATACGGTGACTACACCCACCGAGCAGGATAAGCAGCTGAAAAATCTGGCTAATGTCTATTCTGATATGAGTGCTTCCAAAGCAGCGGCCATTATGCAGAATATGACCACAGATGAACAGGTATTGATCTTCAGTAAAATGAATTCCCAGGATCAGGCAAGCATTTTGCAAAAGATGGACCCCAAAGTTGCAGCGGATACGTCACTTGCTTTGAAAAATGCAACCTCGGCAAGCCTGGCGGCCTTACAGACGACAACGGGCAGTACGCAGAAGGCAACACCAGCAGCCGGTTCCAAGCTGGATAATGAAGCATTGGCTCAGACATTTACCACTATGCCTCCCAACAGTGCAGCTTCATTGCTCCTGCAAACGGCAAAAGTCAGTCAGAGTAAAGTACTGCAGGTTCTGAATACAATGGATGATTCGACCAGAGCCAGCGTATTATCGGCTATGTCTACCGAAGATCCGGCAGGAACAGCCCAGATTCTCAATCGGTTAATGGCCAATTAA
- a CDS encoding flagellar hook-length control protein FliK has protein sequence MSMILQNMTTTTTAATAKTPGAASAAGTTSAAGAGFNQALTYVMGSAGTAGTAANVTTAGQVSAGIIGSAASLLEMLQQAISGEQDNTEGTQGEQVEKVDKLMEDLLGKLEDMDASIVNDPALMQSLQAWLVQVQQVLSGDGEAQQQGTDTAQAAAGPQAAQQPLTATLPAIAQQPETLRFAVADAVSQVVDKLQAVQSGTQQADPKLEQLLNNLQNVLQKSGESTMGQSGGQNSNQQQQSNTPFQAIAVPDTTAASTTAVTPTENAAENVEPVTGQTQHQEPVIVTAGQLAMKADAAPLTTTAPPPMVNAQNFAQDMGKFIVSKFDVQQLNGVSEAKIILNPEHLGQVDVKITIQDGQLMAQFITEKHGAKDILEQQMAQLRSALQAQGLQVEKLEVTQSSSLQSDIYNGGQGFQSGADQQQSGRRSKSKEEQNGDAVIAAELGNELNEWREERVNLRGANRTPYGSTYVAKA, from the coding sequence ATGAGTATGATACTTCAAAACATGACAACCACAACAACAGCAGCAACAGCCAAAACACCAGGAGCAGCTTCGGCTGCCGGAACGACCAGTGCGGCAGGTGCAGGATTCAATCAAGCACTAACGTATGTAATGGGTTCCGCGGGTACAGCAGGCACAGCTGCAAATGTCACAACTGCCGGTCAGGTTTCTGCAGGAATTATTGGTTCTGCCGCTTCGCTGCTGGAGATGCTTCAACAAGCTATTTCCGGAGAGCAAGACAATACAGAAGGGACGCAGGGAGAGCAAGTAGAGAAAGTCGACAAGTTAATGGAAGATCTGCTCGGAAAGCTGGAAGATATGGATGCTTCCATTGTAAATGATCCTGCACTAATGCAGTCATTGCAAGCCTGGTTGGTTCAGGTACAGCAGGTGTTATCAGGAGATGGTGAAGCGCAACAGCAAGGAACAGACACTGCCCAGGCAGCGGCTGGACCACAAGCGGCGCAGCAGCCACTCACAGCTACACTGCCAGCAATCGCACAACAGCCGGAGACACTTCGGTTTGCAGTAGCGGATGCCGTATCACAGGTAGTTGATAAACTGCAGGCTGTTCAAAGCGGAACTCAGCAAGCTGATCCGAAGCTGGAACAACTGCTGAATAATCTTCAAAATGTATTGCAAAAATCCGGTGAATCCACAATGGGTCAATCGGGTGGACAAAACAGTAATCAGCAACAACAGTCCAACACACCATTTCAGGCGATTGCTGTACCGGATACGACAGCAGCAAGCACAACAGCCGTAACACCAACCGAAAATGCAGCTGAGAATGTAGAGCCGGTTACCGGTCAAACGCAGCATCAGGAACCTGTCATCGTAACAGCCGGTCAGCTGGCTATGAAAGCAGATGCCGCACCGCTGACGACAACTGCACCACCGCCTATGGTTAATGCTCAGAACTTTGCTCAGGATATGGGTAAATTTATCGTTAGCAAGTTTGATGTTCAGCAGCTGAACGGTGTATCTGAAGCCAAAATCATACTGAATCCCGAACATCTGGGACAGGTTGACGTCAAAATCACGATTCAGGATGGTCAGTTGATGGCTCAGTTTATTACCGAAAAGCATGGAGCCAAAGATATACTGGAGCAGCAAATGGCACAGCTTCGTTCAGCGCTTCAGGCACAGGGACTTCAGGTAGAAAAACTCGAAGTTACTCAAAGTTCTTCGCTACAATCCGATATATATAATGGAGGGCAAGGATTCCAGTCCGGTGCGGATCAACAACAGTCCGGTCGTCGTTCCAAGTCCAAGGAAGAACAAAACGGTGATGCTGTTATTGCAGCAGAGCTGGGTAATGAATTGAATGAATGGCGTGAAGAGCGAGTGAACTTGCGAGGTGCCAACAGAACTCCTTATGGCAGCACCTATGTAGCAAAAGCATAA
- a CDS encoding flagellar hook capping FlgD N-terminal domain-containing protein — protein MPNLISTSNTWPNYSANNVKTAASKEKSELGQDQFMALLVAQLKNQDPMSPMDNSQFIAQMAQFSSLTQLTKIGEKLDNLKGSVDTSLGASSELIGKKVTWLNEKTDSKTGEKTSTYETGTVEGIVMKGGVQYAQVGEDAVPLTLIAKVEPATAKGTETKPAASATDTAATAPAASTPASSPAESTATVPATETQTDTPASSSTTAQPTATVEEITTPAAPAAESTQTPASSTATEENDQNAEESTTAAPEAAVS, from the coding sequence TTGCCGAATTTGATTTCCACATCGAATACATGGCCCAACTATTCTGCGAATAACGTAAAAACAGCTGCATCGAAAGAAAAGTCCGAATTGGGACAAGATCAATTTATGGCTCTGTTGGTCGCTCAATTGAAAAACCAGGATCCGATGTCACCAATGGACAATTCACAGTTTATTGCTCAGATGGCTCAATTCTCCTCACTAACACAATTAACAAAAATCGGAGAAAAGCTTGATAATTTGAAAGGATCTGTCGATACATCATTAGGGGCTTCTTCAGAACTGATTGGCAAGAAGGTCACCTGGTTGAATGAAAAGACAGACAGCAAGACAGGCGAGAAGACATCCACTTACGAAACAGGCACTGTAGAAGGCATCGTAATGAAGGGTGGAGTACAGTACGCACAGGTAGGCGAAGATGCAGTTCCACTGACCTTGATTGCCAAAGTAGAGCCGGCAACAGCGAAGGGTACTGAAACCAAGCCTGCAGCAAGTGCAACCGACACGGCTGCGACTGCTCCGGCGGCAAGTACACCAGCATCTTCACCAGCCGAGAGCACAGCAACCGTACCGGCTACCGAGACACAGACAGATACACCAGCTTCAAGTAGTACAACTGCTCAACCGACAGCGACTGTGGAAGAAATAACTACTCCCGCTGCACCGGCGGCTGAATCAACCCAGACACCTGCTTCATCTACAGCTACTGAGGAGAACGATCAGAACGCTGAAGAAAGTACTACAGCAGCTCCAGAGGCTGCGGTGTCATGA
- a CDS encoding TIGR02530 family flagellar biosynthesis protein, with the protein MSGPIQVGQLYPSNVNSGLLGRSKNATSGSKPNEFQNILDQNLLKFSNHASKRLEQRGIQFSKEQMNSLNQAIDKAAAKGSKDSLILMQNNVALIVNVPNRTVVTAMDGNSMKDNVFTQIDSAVII; encoded by the coding sequence ATGAGCGGCCCGATCCAGGTAGGCCAGCTATATCCGTCCAATGTTAATTCCGGATTGCTGGGACGCAGTAAAAATGCAACATCAGGTTCCAAACCGAATGAGTTTCAAAATATTCTGGATCAGAACCTGCTCAAGTTCAGCAATCATGCTTCCAAACGTTTGGAGCAAAGAGGAATACAATTCAGCAAGGAACAAATGAACAGCTTGAATCAGGCTATTGATAAAGCTGCTGCCAAAGGTTCCAAAGATTCTTTGATCTTGATGCAAAACAATGTCGCTCTGATCGTCAATGTGCCCAATAGGACCGTTGTTACCGCCATGGATGGCAACTCAATGAAAGATAATGTATTTACTCAAATTGATAGTGCTGTAATTATCTAA
- the flgG gene encoding flagellar basal body rod protein FlgG: MLRSMYSGVSGMKGFQTKLDVIGNNIANVNTTGFKSSRVMFQDILSQTTKGVTAPTEGESGGVNAQQVGLGVKTSSIDTLHLAGSAQTTNNPTDLRIDGDGFFAIKLSADQEVPYLTRAGDFHVDASRQLVTSDGAFVVDNGGAPIQIDADAVSFSIQNNGTLLYTMADGTTAAGPQLGIAKVVNPGGLEKLGGSLYRVTPNANPDGTVELLNGGDAASGTGAIVAGQLEMSNVDLTGEFTEMIVAQRGFQANSRIITTSDEILQEVVNLKR; the protein is encoded by the coding sequence ATGTTAAGATCCATGTATTCCGGCGTATCAGGTATGAAAGGTTTTCAAACTAAACTGGACGTCATCGGTAACAACATCGCAAACGTAAATACAACTGGTTTCAAAAGCTCCCGTGTTATGTTCCAGGATATCCTGAGTCAAACAACCAAAGGGGTAACAGCTCCAACCGAAGGCGAGAGCGGCGGTGTGAATGCTCAGCAGGTAGGTCTGGGCGTAAAAACTTCTTCTATTGATACTCTTCACCTGGCAGGTAGCGCACAAACAACCAACAACCCGACAGACCTGCGTATTGATGGCGATGGATTCTTTGCAATCAAGCTCTCTGCGGATCAGGAAGTTCCTTATCTGACACGTGCCGGTGATTTCCATGTCGATGCTTCCCGCCAGCTGGTTACTTCCGACGGTGCATTTGTAGTCGATAATGGTGGAGCGCCAATTCAGATTGATGCGGATGCTGTTTCATTCAGTATTCAAAACAATGGTACGCTGCTGTATACCATGGCTGACGGTACGACTGCAGCCGGTCCTCAGCTGGGTATTGCAAAAGTAGTAAACCCGGGCGGTCTGGAGAAACTGGGTGGAAGCCTTTATCGTGTAACTCCGAATGCTAATCCAGATGGTACCGTTGAACTGCTGAACGGTGGAGATGCAGCGAGTGGCACAGGTGCTATCGTAGCCGGCCAACTGGAAATGTCCAACGTCGATCTGACAGGTGAATTTACCGAGATGATCGTTGCACAACGTGGTTTCCAGGCGAACTCCCGTATCATTACGACTTCTGATGAAATTCTGCAGGAAGTTGTTAACCTGAAACGATAA
- a CDS encoding flagellar FlbD family protein — MIPVTRLNGSPMWVNALLIEMVEETPDTYITLITGKRMIVLEKAAQVTSLVQEYNKSIGTLTGTIKVQHMEELE; from the coding sequence ATGATCCCTGTCACGCGGCTTAATGGTTCTCCCATGTGGGTTAATGCCCTGCTGATTGAAATGGTAGAAGAAACGCCTGATACCTACATCACTCTAATTACAGGCAAGCGTATGATTGTATTGGAAAAGGCGGCACAAGTGACGAGTCTGGTTCAAGAATACAATAAAAGTATAGGCACACTTACTGGAACAATTAAGGTGCAGCATATGGAGGAATTGGAATGA